The genomic DNA TCAAAAGCAGTAATAGCAGAGTAAATACGCTGCTttgcgccatatgatatcagcgaggcatcaatcaggcatcagttggtattgttcggtaaggaacctctatattccgacagtTGGCTGGGTATCACGTGAGGTAcagttgtttgctttgttgctttgttggtAAATACAatgttacctcctttcttccttcctcatatTGATTATTCctgtcgatagctacctaggtagaacacATGAGTTGATATTCTGTTACCCTAGCTGAGCTCCGTGACAGTTTGCACAGAATCTTCTAGAAATCCTGTATTGCTCATATTAGTGATATACAGTACGCCTTGTAACATGATAGTACAATATCGTTTTGATACCACACAACCTTTGTCTACTCCAATTGAACATGATGAAATCGAGGCCAGGAATGGAGGCCCTCATCAACGATCACCATACCAAGACAGAGGCCGCCAAACAAGCCATTTGGATTCGCCACTTCCTATATACCATTGGAAGAGGATTGACTGGGCCGACGATCATATATGAAGACAACCGGGGCGCCATTCATCTAGCTGATAATCCTGTTGACCACCCGAAGACGAAGCACATAGCTGTTCGCTACCATGCTATTCGGGACCATATAGGCAATGGAGAGATTCGTCTTGAGCATCTGCCTACtgacaagatgattgctgatgCTCTAACGAAATCTACCCATCGCGATGCCCATACACGATTTATAGATAGCGTGGGCGTGGGTTGATTGGGGTACGAGAGAGATTCAACATGCGGAAGTTGAAGTGTGCGTCCAACCGCCGCTTATCAAATTGTTAAGTCATTGTTGTTCTATTGTTTGGGTTGATAATTGCGGCGATTGtacgaaggggagtgattcggattcggattcggattcggattaACTCATACCCGTCCCAGCCAATCTTAATCCATGGCTATGCGGGAACTGCCCCTCCGGCTGTAAGCCGCCGGGGTAGTTTTTGATACCTATTTACATCTATGGTGTGTGCTTTTCTTGAGGGCTCGGCTCCTCTCAGATTCATGGGAATCCGGGGCTCCCCGGGTCCTCTTTGTTTGCTATGTACCCAAAGACCTCAATGCTTCGCCTAACTTACTTCTTCCTCGTTTACGGCCCCGAATTGCCCAAGGGGCCTGGTTCTCAGCATGAATTTGGCTGCACGGATTGCGAGCTTCGGCGTGTTCAGGATTGTCCTTAGATTCCCTCCTCCTTCTAGTCCTCCGCCTGGTTTTCCCAGGAACTGCTCTCGAAGATCCTTGAAGATGGGGCATGCCAGGAGTACGTGTCGCACTGTCTGGGTGGACTTCCCACAGCGGCAGTCCCCATCTGGTATGTCTGGCACCCCACGCTGGTAGAGGTAGTGTCGGAGCCCTATCTTTCCTGTGCGCATCTGGATGATGACTGTGCTGAGCGCCCGATGGAGACCCCGGTGCATCTTCAGGACTTGTTTGGTCGGGGCCGGTGTCAGCTCATATGCTGCCCGTCCATGCGGGTTTATCTGCCAGTCATGTTCCCACAGCGTATATATTGCTTCCCGAATTCTGGATTCTACTGCTGTTCGGAGAAGCCTCTGCTGAACTGGtcgaaggggagtgatgaaAGTCGAGGTGGATTAATAGTTGATCCGATTACCGAGGTCGACAGATCCCTCATGTACGGAGACACACGCTCGTTTAGAcagtcaagcactcattctaccATCTATGGCGTTGATAGAGATCAATGTCACCATTTGTGTAATTTAAGTTTCCTCTTCCtgtatagcctcgtgcagtccggataatcgactccccgacttccccgactcgGAGTTTAACCGTCTCATTGGTTTATCCGTTTCACATTTCTGATAAAATGCGGGACAGGCTTCACAACTCTCACTCCAAATTCCCACAATTTTCCATATTCCATGAAATTATCAGTCACTAAAAGTTCTTTCACACACAATTTAAAATCCCCCTGATCTAATGTGTTCCCTTGATGAAATGGGGAACAATGATCCACCACCGTATACACCAGGTCAAAATGGGAAAGTTTGCATCCTCACCATAGGTGAAAGTGTCATCACTGCTCTAGGAAGGGAAGTGAAGGTTAGACTGTGGGAAAACAGTCCCACACAGAAGTGGAAAATCGAAACATCTGATAATAGATGCGCTTTTCGGAATTTGTCTACCGGCAGGCTACTCAGTATACATGTCTTTGGCAACATAACTGCTGGTGTTTATAACCTTAACGAATGGGAGCTGTTTACTTTGGAACCTGTGGTGGGCGGTTATCGATTCAAAGCCCCAAATTATTGGTTATGGGGCCAGGGCTTCATTGTGCGGCCTTCTCTGAGTGATAGCCTCCAAATTTCATACCAGAGGACTCGTTACAGCCCTATCAACCTTACATATGTCGATTGTCATATCGCGGAGTAACGGTTGGGTTGATAACTAGGGGCTCTTGATCCTTAATAATGCCTTCGGTAAGGCAGACACGTTTTCAGTATACTGTGAACAGACTCTAATGAAATTCTAGGGCCAATGAATGTCTACAGATAAAAAGCCATTGATAATATAGCTTTTCCGCTTCGCGAACACATGAAAATGCGAGATTCTGCTTAATGGAGGCCAGGGATGTGAGTTTGAGTGCAGCTCAACCATGTACGTATTGTCTGAGTTGGGAACCTATTTAGCCATAAGGTTTTCGGCACGGCCGCCTTTCTCAACAATACTAGCTCTCGTGATAACTAGACACATTTTGCTCATTTCATCAATATGTTATCTACACGTGTAGGGATTAAATGATGCGAAGGGCGAGACGGTTCACTTTACACGCGGCTAAAGCCAAGAGATGTTGTTAGATTCCAGAGCCAGTCTATACGTAAATGGGATTCTTATACATAGTGTACCTGCTATTTAACCTGAGATGTCTTCAAAATTCCTATCATCTTCAGTATATCTTTTTCGTTTGCACTGCTTGAGCCATTTCTTGGCGGCGCCGACAAATCTATATGCCACACCAATTTTCACTCCCTCTTTGACAAAGAAATCGGGACCAATTCTGGGATTATGGAGCTGCCCAAGGTCAAGACAATTATCAAGTACTATATCACGTGTTTTCTGGATATTGTCCTTGAGGTTGTTCGTGCTCACTTTTGCTAAGTGCCAATTGGTATATTCTTCCATTACTACTTCAATTGGCCAGGGAATATCTGAATCAGCTTGATCAAAAGAGGCTACAGTACAAGATTTCTTCTGTTGCACGATATGTTCGGCCTTCTCTTTTATCTGGTGCCAGTACGCACTAGGCTTGAAGACCAGATCTTGTTCAGTGTCTTTTGCCAAGATTCGATTATTGAGGGTGACCTTCCACTCGACAAGATAATCTATAGATTTAGGAGTGTCCTCATTATatgttcttccccagttgaGTCCGGTGTCGTCAAGGAAGCCAAGACAGTCTGGTGCGGGTCGGTGCGAAGGGGAAGATCGGTCACTGTATGTATAGGCAGGGGAGGGACAAACAGATGGCGTTCACTCGCGGCCGAAGTCACCAGGAGTGGGGGCATATGAGGGAGTTTGCTCCCATCTGCTCACATGAGTAGAGCTCATTTCTTCGAGGCGAAAGATGCAGCTGAGGACCCTAATGTTGATACCATCTGGCATTAGCTCACACACAAAGGCACGTTCAACATCCAAGAATACAGGTTCCCGACAAGCCGAGTAGAATGATAAACAAGACTATGAGTGTTACGGAACTCTGCTTGGTTAGTTTTGCATGACTTGGGCGTGTGTTAACCGCCAGGGGCAAGATAGTAACAGGAAGGATGTTGATGATTTGCCTCGCAGGTGATCCTACTTTCCACGGTTTGGTGGTTTGCACTAGTTTGCATGGAAGCTTCCAGTCACGTAGATCACTTGTATGTATGAAACCGTACGAAGACCCCGCATGATGTCATTTCAAGTACAGTCTTGTACAATACAGTAATTGTGGGAATCTTGTTATTCGGGATGTTTTCCTAATCAATACTAGTGCTTCCTTCGCATAGGGTTTGAGAGATAAAGAATTAATCCTTAAAGGTGACACTGCTTTTGCACCTGAGTGTACATACATCGCAGAGAATGAACGGAAAGTACGAGATAAATACAGAGAAGCGGTTTGTCACCCATTCCGTCTCTTCTTTCCATAATCTAAGTTTTGGCAGACGGTACATACAGTAATCAGCGGCACAATAGAAGCGGTTGTCCTTCAAAAAGAATCTCCTGATTATTCGGACTAGAGCTTCCTGGTTTTTAACTCATGAAAGTGATGATACCTCAAGACATCGCCCAGACCATCACAGCCGCAATGATGCTATTCGTGAACAGGGCAAAGAAGGCTAAGATGGCGTTGGAAAGTATCTATTGATGTGTTTAGCATGTTAGTATTGGCTCTGAACCAGGATGTCTGCGGATTAAATTCGCGtaccttcttcatcttcgcaTATATAGAATGAAAATAATGAGATATGAACGAGTGAGATGATGTGTGTCGAGAGTAACTGCTCTCTGGTGATTAGGTCAATAATAGTAAGGCGGATAGTTGATCTAGTAAAGCTCGAGTAGTTAGGGACACCCtctttaaaaaaaaaaaaggggggggggggggtacAAGGTCATTTACCATAATAGAATTATCTCTGGCCCAATTTCATTTTTCGGAAGTTCAGTAttgtttcttttccaaaCGCGGGATCGCATTGTCACTCAGGTAAGACAGGGTTGTGGTAATGATTAAGGTCCAACTGGTGAAAAAAAAGCCCAGCTCTGGTAAAGCCAACCAAATGACAGGACATTGTTTTAAGAGGGGCATACTTCCTAAAGCTCTACTACGCATTACATTATAAGACAGTCCAGCCCATATAGCAATGAGCAAGATCTTTAACTTTACCTAACTGCTAACAACGACTAACCATGTCCCTTACTGACAAGGTCCGAgaaccttcctcttctcacATTGTTACCATTGCGTCCGGAAAACAAGAGTCTTCGGTTCAGAGAGCAAAGCAGATTGAGTCTGTGCCACCATGTCCTGAAGCTTTCCTGATAGCTTACCTCAAAGGAGCGACGCAAGAGGGCGGAAGCCTTTATAAGCTTGTTGGGAGAACACCAGATGGAACTTACTTGTTACAAATCCCATTATCCAAGATCTTGGAGAGTGAGCCATTGATAGCGCAGTGGATCGCGTCTTATGAAAGACGAAAGAGTCTACGCTCACGGCCCGACAAGGTGGGCGGGCTGTTGGTAACAAATTGATGACACTGGAAGGGTGTTGTTTATCATAGAGAAGTGCAAAATCAGCTTCACCAATTTGCATTCTTTCATCAATTCTGGGCTCCACCGCCAAGACGCTAGTCCAGAAGTCAAGTGCAGATCAGTGGGCTCTGGCACGCAAGCATAAATAAAGGCTTGGGGAAAATCTCCACCAATAAATTCTAAAGTACAATTTCCTACTCGTTAAGATTGTTCATACGTAGAATTATGGAATGACTTGATGGTGATTAAATACTATGGTTGACTATAATATGCAGTTGCATATTAATGTATGATACAGTCGATACAGTTGGTTGCAGAAATGGCGCAAATGTTTAtacttttcctttgtttctGAAGCCCTAATCTAAAGCACGCTAAGCTATTTCCATAAGATTTTCCGGAACCTTTGTCATCAACACCTGTATTGAAACGTAATAATGCTTCAATCCACTCAGCTTATGTCACCTAATTTGTATCCTCCCGTACAAAGGTATCTTTCTACCACGTGGATATTTTGTCCAAATCCACCCAAAATTCTCCCGGAAGATCATCCCCACAGGACAGATGGCTCCTAATCTCGCTCCGTCTAAACTGGAGTTCATCCATGACATGATCTTGAGTAATGAACTCACCCCTCCCCAGATTGCTAATGCTGCTGGATGCCACCCGAGCTCTATCAGTAGGCATATCGCCAACGTGGGCTTATTTGGGAGTGTAAAGGCTCCTCATATGAGGCGTGGACGTCCACGCCGTCTCACACCAGAAATGATCAAAGCCCTCTGTGATTATCTCATAGAGAAGCCGTACTCGTATCTCGATGAATCGGTTATCTTTTTGTATGATGAGTTTGGGGTGGAAGTTCCACCATGCAACATCAGTCGTGCTCTTAAACGTGCAGGTTGGTCCAAAAAGGCTGCGAAACAATCAGCCAAAGAGCGCAATGCAGATTTACGGGACGCATATGTTCACTATATATCGGATTTCTCATCCTACCATCTCATATTTGTCGATGAATCTGGCTGTGATAAGAGGATAGGCTTTAGGCGAACGGGTTGGGCTCCTCTAGGTACAGCACCTTCCCAGTTGGCTAAGTTCCACCGTGATCAGCGGTATCAAATCCTTCCTGCATATACTCAGGACGGAATCATTTTGTCTCGTGTTTTCCAGGGCCCCACCGATGCTTCTGTGTTTGAGGATTTTATCGAGGAGCTACTTCAGCATTGTGGACAATGGCCAGAGCCGAAATCTGTGATTGTTATGGATAATGCATCCTTTCACCACTCGGAGCGCATAGAGCAGATGTGCTCGCAGGCACGGGTTAAGTTGGTATATTTACCTCCATATTCACCAGACTTGAATCCTATCGAGGAGCTCTTCTCTGAGATAAAGGCCTTTATTAAACGGCACTGGCAATCCTACGAAGATGACCCTGACCAGGGATTTGATACTTTCCTCGAATGGTGTATTAGCACTGTAGGTGTAAGGAAACCGAGTGCAGAAGGGCACTTCCGAAATGCAGGCATCACACTCGAAGAATAAGGCATGGCATACGGTACGCACTATCCAGCGAAGCTAAGCAATCGCATCGAGTGACTTACTCTAATGAACATGAATCAGCAGTCGATCTACAGGTCAAAATCGAGGTCCACGATTCGCCTATTTCAGGGATAATCAGGAGGGCAACTCTAAGAGCGCCGTGGAATTAATAGACACTTGTTTCTTAGCCGCCAAGTTGGAATTTTCATATTTGTCCTAAGTTCGTTGAGCCGTCTGCTCTCACACTCACTTTGTCCAATTCACAAAGCAGACCTCCTATAGCCTCCCGCGCCGCTGAGCTTACCATAAATGCGATCGCACCGTGGACGCCGAAAAGTCGTTGAGATGGTGGGGCCAATGGTACGGGCATTGAAGTATGAGCTTTTGAATCTAGAACAGGCCACTAGTAGCGAAAAGCAGAGGACGCTACTTTGAGGCGGCTCATGAAGTTCAGACTTTGCTGTGTTCGTAAAACAAGAAAACCACCAAATAAACCGCGCTATCAAGTAAGCAGATAATATGCATGTAGGACGCTTACAATTTAGAAAGATGAGTCTACAAGTTACCCCATCTGCTAGCGCTCGCGACATTATGACTCAAAGGGGTTAGCGTTCACGTGATTCAACCCCACTTTTAGTGTGCCAGAGTAGTTGATTGGACCGATGGTCTATCGGCTTGGCTAGCTATAtgactaccgggcagaaagcgagggcggtcagACACGTGACCCGATGGGTACTAACACCCACTGTCAGGTTCCATTGCACTGGGCAGGGAAGCCAACTCAGAGCTTCGCCATCATCCGCaccatcagcatcatcaaAATGGTTCGCTTAGTGGACTCCATGATTCGGTTGTGCGACCACATTTGTGCATTGTCCCACACGCATCAATACAGGCAACACCTGCCCCTCGCTCTCTTGCGAGTGACGCATGATGGAAGTGCTGATGGCCGGACTGCCCCAACTCCCAGACCTGATGCAAATAATACTATTTGGCCTCGATATCGCGGTCAGCGAATCATCACACGAGACGAAGTTGCTTGCCATATGAATCTAAGCTCACGCTTTGAAACACAATTTTCGTCATGCACGACCTGGTTTCATCTATCATCTCGAATCGATAAGTGGAAAGCAAAGGGCGTCCGAAACTTACGCGTTCATGTCATCTTTACTCCGTCCCTTCCACAGACAACCGAGATATACAAGGCTACGGGCCTTGTGTACCGATTTCATCTCCGACAACAGCCTTATTATGAAGAGGAATACCTTGTGCGCGGTCCGGTTCATTCCACCGCTATTATCTTTTCATTCTcaggggaaggagaagacATCCTTCTAGATCTCCCGTTATTTGGATACCGCCCTTTCTCGTTCATTCACCGACCCACGGTTCTTGTTACCGTGCCAACAGGGCTGTTTGGCTCCAATAACCAGATTCCAGATCGCAAAAAACTAAGAAACGCCAGCATTGGCTCTGACCGATTTCTGGCCGTGGGAAATGAGAACTTTTTGTTCAGGGTTTTGTTTGACACTTTCACGCGAGGTAGATTTTTCACAGTTGCGGATTATTGGGAAGCGAGATTAAGATATATTTAGTCGTTGCAATGAACAATCTGTATTATTATTTGAGATAATGTAATGCATTAATAGATATCCGAAGCAGACCCATCCTCCCTTTCCTTCAGCCAGAGCCTAGTGTGACCAACAAACCTACGCGCCGCACCTATTGCCACTCCCTGGCTAACAAAGAAGTCTGGGCTTTCCCCACGGATTTGTGCAATGTCAAAACAGTTTTCCAATGCAATATCGCGCGCTTTTCTGATATTTTCCTTGTAACTGTCGGTACCAACCCGTGACAGATGCCAAGTTGCATACTCTTCCACCGCCGACTCAAGAAATTCAGGGACTTCTTTTAAATTATCCTGAACCGAATTTGGAGCTCCTTCAGGCGCCcaagaggaagaggccaCGAATTGGGATGGCTGTGATGGGAGGACATTGATATTTATCTGTGGAAGCGTCGAGCCAGGTGCGAGGCTGCTGGCAGATTTATTCTGTTTAAGAAGGCGTTGCCGCTCTTCTGCATACAGCTGCTCCCGCACATTATCGGGAATATCATCATGAATCTCTAAGATACCGCCTTGCTCGACATACTTGACGAGAGTTCTCAAATGATGCGTCCTGAGCCGGTAATGCTTTTTTCCCACAGGATCTTGCCAGCAGTACTGACCCTCATGCTGGCAGGGCGGCCCCGGGCACCGCATTTTTTGATATACATCTCGCCAAATGGAAGGTTGGCTGGAGTAGCCTTCGGCATCAATCTGATTATCCAAGTCATGGAGCATTCTGTTGGTTACGGAGGAAATTCCTCTTTTGTCGGTTTTTTTCGCTCGGGGGTTGGTGTCTTCCAAATAATTAATAGAGATAGAGACCGTAAGCATTTTTTTAGGCTGATGAAGGAGATCTTGCCACATAAAGATCTGCTTATTTATAGCTGTCCAGTCGATATCAGTCTTTTCAAAACGCTTTGTAAGATCACGCTGCGAGCGATCATTTATAGAAACCACGATCGTAGTATCATCAAGTCTCACACGCCGGTCAGGGTTTATTTTCTGACGCAGCAGACGTTCAGCCTCCTGATTGATCTTCTGCCAGTATAAACTGGGCGTCGAATATAAGTCCTGCTCCGTGTCTTTCACCAAAACTCGATGGTTTAAAGTCACTCTCCACTCGATTACGTACGGGACATAAGACGGATGTTCACCGTCTGCTGATCCATTATCAACACCAAAAACCTCACGAAACCGTAGTCTACCGGGGCGTGACTGGGAAACCGGCGGAGAACGTTCACCAATAGAAGAAAAGCTATATTCGGAAGGTGTATGTTCGCGACCAAAATTACCGGGAGTAGGAGGGCAGGAGGGAGTGCGTTCCCAAGTACCAGCTTGAGAGATTTGATAGTTATTGAGGGGAGGGAAGGTCAAATCCTCGAGGCATAGGATGCCGCCGAGGAGCCTAACTCAAGGATCATAATATGTTAGCTTTCACCTGATGGTCTTTCGACTGGGGAGCTGATGCTGACAAGCCAAAAATAATGATACAGATGGTCATTTGTGTTGCTGCGCTGAACTCCTGCATAACCCTCAATAAGCACCCTGTTGACAGGTGGCGAGATAGGAACAGGAAAGTGGTATCGCTGACTGTTCAGAATCCGATGAGCAACATGCACGTGTTTGACTAGTTTGCGTGGAAGCTTCCAGCCATCCATGGTTCATCAGTACAGAGCGGTACAGATTGTCCGTACAACATAATTTTATGCATTGTCTTTTCATTACTGGTAAATTACGCGGATTATAGCTGGTCCGGAGCCTTACTTAATCAAGCTTAGTCCTAGGGCTTCAGAAACAAACGAAGAGTATAACCATTTGCGCC from Aspergillus chevalieri M1 DNA, chromosome 1, nearly complete sequence includes the following:
- a CDS encoding uncharacterized protein (COG:S;~EggNog:ENOG410PKVH), with translation MQEFSAATQMTICIIIFGLLLGGILCLEDLTFPPLNNYQISQAGTWERTPSCPPTPGNFGREHTPSEYSFSSIGERSPPVSQSRPGRLRFREVFGVDNGSADGEHPSYVPYVIEWRVTLNHRVLVKDTEQDLYSTPSLYWQKINQEAERLLRQKINPDRRVRLDDTTIVVSINDRSQRDLTKRFEKTDIDWTAINKQIFMWQDLLHQPKKMLTVSISINYLEDTNPRAKKTDKRGISSVTNRMLHDLDNQIDAEGYSSQPSIWRDVYQKMRCPGPPCQHEGQYCWQDPVGKKHYRLRTHHLRTLVKYVEQGGILEIHDDIPDNVREQLYAEERQRLLKQNKSASSLAPGSTLPQININVLPSQPSQFVASSSWAPEGAPNSVQDNLKEVPEFLESAVEEYATWHLSRVGTDSYKENIRKARDIALENCFDIAQIRGESPDFFVSQGVAIGAARRFVGHTRLWLKEREDGSASDIY